In the Bacillus sp. FJAT-42376 genome, ATTTTTCATGGGATGATCCGTCACATGAGGTGGAGGATGCGATTCTTGAATACAAGCACAGGCTTATCAACAATGAAGAGGTGAGTCCGGAGGAAATAAGGCACTTGGCAGAACGAATCAAAGAAACAGGCCTTTCTCAAGAGGAATGGAATTCAATCCGCCGCCAGATTTACCATCTCCAAATAGCCTGGTATGAAAGGAACACAAGTGATCTGCCCCGTCACATGACCGTGGTGCCGGATTATTTGATGGCCTCGAAGGAAAACAGCCGCCTATAGCGATAGAAGGGTGTCTAAATTAAACGATTCCACAAAGAAAGAGGCTGGGACGTAACTAAAATTGTTGTCCTAAAGCCGAATATTTCTTTTGAAAAGGCTATGTTAAAGCATGTTGCTGCTTTTAACACCTGTTGATTGGAGCGAACGACTGCAGCGGAAATCAACAGCCAAGTTTAACAGCGCTTTGAAAGAAAGCATGAAAAACAATAAAACCGAACGATTACGAACCTCTATACCAGAGGTTCAAATAATCGTTCGGTTTTTTTATTAGCCGGATTTTGTCCCAGCCTCTTCCCGTTTCTTTTTCTGAGGCTGGACCGCCTAACATGAATGGGGGAGCAAATCAAAAGCAAACCAGCCATGTTTCGAATTATAAATGATCGGTTTTCTTGGAATACTGATTTTTCCCGGCTTTGCGGTTTTTCTCTTCCAGCATATTTTTTTCATGTTGTTTGGCGTTGTTATCTTTAGCCTTCTTGTCGTTGTCACTTGTATGCGGCATCCTTCTTCCGCTCCTTTCGAATGGAGTTGGTGTTAGGATAACCGGCCGGCTGAAAGTTTATGTCACAGTTCCTTGTTCAGGAAATAGAGAGCGATGGTTCCTGGACCTGAATGGGACCCTACAGCCGATCCAATCATGGTAATCATGACTTCTTTTGGAGAGAATTCTTCTAGAACCATCTGCTTCAGCTCTTCAGCGGTCTCGAGGTCATCCCCGTGACTGATTCCAACAACCTGGCTGCTAAGCCCTTCCCCGCGTTCACTCATAACCTCAATCATGCGTTTCAGCACTTTTTTACGGCCTCTGATTTTCTCAAGAGGAACAAGTTTTCCTTCTTCTACGTGAAGGAGCGGCTTAATGTTAAGCAAGCCTCCGAGAAACGCAGAAGCCTTGCTGACGCGTCCGCCTTTTGCCAGGTATTCCAGGTCATTGACCGTAAAGAGATGCTCCATATGCTCAGCGTGGAGCCTTACCGCTTTCTCGATTTCATCGATCGATTTTCCTTCTGCAGAGAGCTCGGCCGCTTTTCTGACGACCAGACCGTACCCTAATGAAGCGCATTTTGTATCCGTAATGACAAGATTGAAATCGGGATATTCTTCTTTCACTTCATTCGCAATCATGACCGCTGTCTGATACGTGCCCGACAGTTCGGATGAAAAGGCAGGATACAGGGCTGCGGTTCCTTTTTCCGCCAATTTGGTAAATGTTTCTTTCAAAGTCAGCGGATTGCACTGGGATGTTTTCGGAACATCTCCAGTTTTGATGGCATCATATATATCTTTGGACTGGATGGTCAGCAAATCTTCATAATCTTCACCTTTAAGATGAACTCCAAGCGGAAGAAGAAGCACTCCATGTTTTTTGTAAAAGTCCAATGGCAGGTCGCTTGCGCTGTCTGCTATAATTTGAACGTTCATATGTACACCTCGGTTTTTTCAATTATTTTCTATTTTACTGTAAAACAAATAAAAAGAATACGAATAAATTCATTACACATTGTATAGCAAGGAACAAGCCGTGACAAACAATGTATTCGGAAACGCCTATTTGGGGTAAACCAACAGTAAGACGAACGTCTCGGGAGGTACCTAATTATGGTCATGGAAGAATCGAAGAAAATCATTGTCGTCATTTTCGGGGCGCTGCTGAATGCCATTGCACTGAATTTGTTTTTGATTCCCGCCAAGGTTTATGCAAGCGGGTTTACAGGAGTATCACAGCTGATCTCCAACATCCTTACCAGGTACACTCCGTTTAGTATTTCAACGGGTGTGCTGCTGTTTTTGCTGAATATTCCTGTCTTCTTTTTAGGATGGACGAAGGTTGGAAAATCTTTTACGATTTACAGTATTATTAGTGTTGGGGCGACAACTGTTTTTCTTGGCTTCATTCCGCTGCAGGAAATTTCGGGGGATATCCTGCTTAACGCTGTGTTCGGCGGGGTTATAGCGGCAGTCGGTGTCGGTCTGACCTTGAAATACGGTGCATCGACCGGAGGGCTCGATATTGTCGCGATGGTTTTATCCCGATTAAAGGACAAGCCTGTTGGCACGTACTTTTTTATGCTGAATGCGGTTATCATTTTCTCGGCGGGAGTCTTATTCGGATGGGAAAAAGCCCTTTACACGCTGGTTGCTCTATACGCGTCAACACGGGTCATTGATGCCATTCACACCCGCTATGAAAAACTGACGGCGATGATTGTAACAAAAAAAGCAGACGAATTGAAAAAAGCCATTCATGCAAAGCTCGTCCGCGGCATTACAGCCGTTCCCGCTAAAGGCGGGTTCACGAACGAATCAAAGGAAATGCTCGTTATGGTCATAACGAGATATGAACTGTATGACCTGGAAAAAACGATACAGGAAGTCGACCCGCAGGCCTTTACAAACATTGTGGAAACAACGGGAATTGTCGGCTCATTCAGGAAAGATTAAGAGGTGAATAATGAAAAAAGCGTGTTTGCTTATCATCATCCTGCTTCTATCGGGCTGCAGCCATCAGGCCGATGAAGGGAAAGAGGTGACGGCTCCTATGGAGAAAACGAATCAGGTGCTTCTCAACGTTTCCGCAGAGGAAAGCATGGACCAGGCGGTTCTGAAACTTTCCATTCAAAATGATACAGACATGAAGAAAACGTTCACCTTCCCAAGCGGCCAGACCTATGAACTTAGTGTCACCGATCAGGAAGGAAATGAAGTGTACCGCTATTCAAAAGGGAAAATGTTTACCCAGGCAATCAGGGAACTAACCCTGGAGCCGGGTGAAAAAAAGGAATATCAGGAAGTATGGGGCTATCGTTCAAACGGGAATAAAGCGGCTTCGGGAGAGTATAAGGTTGAAGCCTTATTTTTAGGGAAAGAGAAAGCAGAAAAACCTTTAAAAGCCCAAACCAAATTAACCATTCCGGAAAAATAATCAAACCGCCCTTTATAAGGGCGGTTTGATTTAAATCAGCGGTTTTCAAGCTTCTGCTGGAGCTCCTGAAGCTGAGCTTTCTCCGCATCTGTGGAATTGGAAAATGCAGAAGATAAAGCATTTTTCGCACGATCCATGGAGGCCTGATCTTGAGGTGCAGCTTCATTAACGGTTTCCCGTGCTTTTTGAAATAATTTATTCCCCATCTTAAAATCCTCCGAGAGAAGTGTCAGACGCCTGTTCCTGCTTGCGGCTGACCTGCTCCTCTGCTTCGGCCATTGTCAAATGGTAAGGAATGCGTTCGTCATGAAGAGCGACCGCATTTTTTCCCTGCTGAATAAAACGTTTCGATTTTCCGCTGCCCATCGCTATCAGCTCCTTAGATAGACTGTAAAAGGGATTCCTCTGCTCTGAAGGAATCCCTTTTATCTTGTGCTTTCAGGGCGCAATTATGGGTGGGAAATTCCGCTTATAAATCCAATTCCTTTTTTAAATAAACGGCGATTCCATCCTCCATATTGGACAGCGTCTCTTTATTGGCTGTCTGTTTCAGGATATCAATGGCATTTCCCATTGCGACACCCTGGCCTGCAAATTCAAGCATTTCCAGATCGTTATCCTCGTCCCCGAAAGCGATGACGCGCTCAGGCGGTATACCGAAATGGTCGGTTAATTTTTTTAAGCCGACTGCTTTATTAATGCCGGATTTAATGATTTCAATTACGTGCCACGGGGCGGCCCATCTCCGGTGCTCCACTACTTCAGCATGCACATCGGACAAATAAGCACGGATTTTGTCCACATTCTTTTCTTCGGCGTGGATCAAAATACTTGTAACATCCTCTCCAAGCGTCTGGCTAAGGTCCCCGATCGTCATTTCCGGGTCCCCCATGCTGAATACATCAAGCAGCCGCTCATCGTGTTTGTGGAAATAGACACGGTCTTTTACTTCAGCAAGCATATTATGTACACCGTGCTGATCCGCTGTCTTGATGATTTCCTGAACGACATCGAGTTCAAGCGTGGTGTGGAACATTCCCCAGCCCTCATCTTTTGGATGGTGAACAAAAGCTCCGTTGAAGTTCACAATGGGGGTATCAAGGCCAAGCTCTCTGTAGTATAGAGAACTGGAACGGTAAGGCCGTCCAGTCGCAATGCAGACAATGTGCCCGGCAGCTCGTGCCTTTTGAATGATTTCCTTCGAATAGGCGGAAATGGTTTTATCATCCCGCAGCAAGGTTCCATCTAAGTCCAAAGCAATTAAATGTTTAGTATCCATAATGTCTCCCTTAGTCATCATTTTCTTCATCCTATTCATTATTATATCAAAAATACCCAAGCCTTAACGAATTCTCCGCCTGATCTTCCGGCGGCTGATTTTTTCAAAAGTAGAGAAAAGCATGATACACTATACTTGGATAAAGTGTCACCACAACAAGGAGGATGCAGCGTGGTCATTGTGGAAAACATCATTGCAGGCGGAGTACCGAGCCTGCATGTCGTTAAGGAAGAGTTAAAAGAGGAACAAACCCCGTTTGTCATTTTTGTTCACGGGTTTACAAGTGCAAAGGAACACAATCTTCACTACGCTTACCTTCTGGCGGAGAAAGGGGCCAGAGTGGTTCTCCCCGAAGCCCTCTATCACGGAGAACGCTCGGAGCCGCTTGCCCCTATGGAATTGAACGTCCGTTTTTGGGACATTGTAATGAATACCATCCATGAACTGAATGCTGTAAAGAATTATTTTGCTGCACAGGGATTAATTGATGAAAACCGCATCGGTGTTTCCGGAACGTCCATGGGCGGAATTGTTACGCTGGGTGCCCTTACCCAGTATGAATGGATTACGGCAGGAGTCAGTCTGATGGGGAGCCCTTATTACGTCCATTTCTTAAAAAAACAAGTAGAATACCTGCGGGAAGCAGGGCACGTTCTGCCCATTTCAGATGAAGATCTGGAAACGAAAATGCAGTCGCTCGAGCAATTTGACCTGAGCATACATAAAGACAAACTCAATAACAGGCCGCTCCTGTTCTGGCACGGCGAAAAAGATAAAGTGGTTCCCTTTAACCCAACCTGGACTTTTTATGAAGAAATCCGTGAATCATACGCCGATCAGCCTGAAAAGATTCAGTTCATCCGGGACCGGAATGCCGACCATAAAGTATCCAGGGAAGGCCTGCTCGGCCTCGTCAGCTGGTTTGATCAGCATCTCGCCTTAAGCACTCAAGTTTAAAAATAGGACAAAGTCCGTTATAATGCGAAAATAGGCATTGAATGAAGGAGTGAATAGAAAATGGAAGAAGCATTAAAAGAAAACCTGATGGGCGCACTTGAACAAGTCGTCGATCCCGAGCTTGGAATCGACATCGTCAACCTGGGACTTGTCTATGAAGTCGATATGGACGAAGCCGGCCTGACAACTGTGACAATGACACTTACTTCAATGGGCTGCCCGCTTGCCGGTACCATTGTGGATCAAGTGAAAATTGCCCTTTCCGATATCCCGGAAGTGAAAGAAACAGAAGTCAACATCGTCTGGAATCCGCCATGGTCCAAAGACCGCATGTCAAGATATGCTAAAATCGCACTTGGCATTACCTGAGGAAATGCTGACACCTCCTGCCTGAAGGCAGGGGGTGTTTTTTTATTATCCGCTAAACGTGTGGTTCTTCCTGTGGAAATCAGGCGGAATGAAAACGCACGGAAGAAACAGGGAGGCCATGGACGGAATTTAGGCAGTGGGAGCAATGAAAAGAATTTGTCGAAACCGGTCGTTTGGCCCGTAAACAGAGGAAGTTGGCCCGTAACCGGGGGAAATTGGCCCGTAAACGAAGAAAGTTGGCCCGCAAACGAAATAAGTTGGCCCGTAAAAGAAGAAAGTTGGCCCGGAACCGTAGTAAATTGGCCCATAAACGCAGACCGTGCCAGGCAAGAATGCCGGACATCCCCTAAACCGTGCTCCATGCCGGGCAAGAATGCCGGACATCCCCGGAACTGTGCTCCATGCCAGGCAAGAATGCCCGGCATTCCCTAAACCGCTGCTCCGTGCCAGGCAAGAATGCCCGACATCGGAACCGTGCTCCATCCCTCGCATCCCCAAAAAACACAAATCAACATCTCAAAAATCTGCACACCACCCACCCCAAGTCTTTCCAGAAAAGCTAATTCCCTCTTCTATCACCGCTGTAAAGCACTTTTGCACTTTATCTTCCAAAGTTCGAGTAAAAAATCATAAATATACAGTTGATTTTATTTATATGCGTATTTATAATGATAACTAATTCAAAGAAGGAGACGGAAGGTGATTGTTTGAATGTAGGAATTGTAGGCTCTACCGGCTATGGGGGGATTGAGCTTTATAGACTGCTAGCGAATCATCCTTATACAGATAAATGTATACTTTATACATCGTCGCAGGGGGGCAATTTGTATTCGGATGTGTACCCCCATTTAAATGGACTCATGGATGAGCCGTTGGAAAACGCGGATGAAGCCGAAGGAATCGATGTCATGTTTCTTGCGGCTCCCCCCGGGGTATCGGCTGAGCTGACTCCTTCGCTTATGAATAAAGGTTGTAAAGTCATTGATCTCTCGGGTGATCTTCGATTAAAGGCGCCGGGGGATTATGAGAAGTGGTATCAGCGTAAGCCTGCTGCAAAAGAATTGATTGGGGAGGCCGTTTACGGTCTAACGGAAATAAACCGGGAACGGATTGCCGATACAAACATTCTTTCCAATCCCGGCTGTTATCCCACGGCATCGCTCCTTGGTCTTGCCCCTTTGGTGCTCCGCCATCGGATAGAACCCGCGTCGATCATCATCGATGCGAAATCCGGTATTTCAGGTGCGGGAAGGAAGGCGGGGCTCGGCACGCATTATTCCGAGCTGAATGAGAATTTTAAAGTTTACAAGATTGCCGAGCATCAGCATACTCCGGAAATTGAGCAGCAGCTTGGTATTTGGATGAAGGAGCCGGTCAGGATCAGCTTCACCCCTCATCTTGTGCCGATGACGAGGGGGATTATGGCGACGATGTATGTGCAGCTGAGCGAATCTGTTTCGACGGAAACGCTTCTCGAAAGCTATCAGTCTTTTTATGAGGATGCCCCATTCGTAAGAATTCGAAAACCGGGAACTTACCCTCAGACAAAAGAAGTAGCGGGATCGAATTTTTGCGATATTGGCTTGAAGGTGGATGAGCGGACGGGACGTGTAGTGATTGCTTCCGTGATCGATAATCTGATGAAAGGGGCAGCGGGGCAGGCGGTGCAGAATTATAACGTGATGAATGGCTGGGATGAACGGGCAGGGCTGAAGCTTGTTCCGATGTATCCATAAGAAGGAGTGTTGAACGTGCAGGAAACAATGGAGGCGGCTGTAACGCTTGCAGAGAATGGGTCGGTCGTATCGCCTAAGGGCTTTAGAGCACATGGGGTTCATTGCGGCCTTCGGTATTCTAAAAAAGATTTAGGTATTCTTTACAGTGAGGTTCCGGCGAGTGCGGCAGCGGTCTATACACAGAGCCACTTTCAGGCAGCGCCTTTGAAAGTGACACAGGAGAGCATAGCAGCCGGAGGGAAAATTCAGGCTCTGATTGTTAACAGCGGGAACGCGAATGCGTGCACTGGAAGACAGGGGTTGGCGGATGCCTATCAAATGAGACGGGCCTGTGCAGAAAAGCTGGGGATTCATGAATGCTTAACCGCTGTTGCTTCCACGGGAGTCATTGGAGAACGGATGAAGATGGATAAAATCCTGGAAGGGATTCCTAAGCTTAATCCGGTAAATTCAGAAGAAGGAAGTGATTCGTTTGAAACCGCCATTTTAACGACCGATACGGGTGTGAAGAATGCGGGAGCAAGCATAGAAATTGACGGTAAAACGGTTTGGATCGGAGGAGCGGCGAAAGGCTCGGGGATGATTCATCCGAATATGGCAACGATGCTTGGTTTTGTGACGACGGATGCAGCGATTGAGCCGGTTCATCTTCAGCACGCATTGCGCGAGATTACTGATTTGACCTTTAATCAGATTACGGTAGACGGAGAAACCTCCACGAATGACATGGTGCTTGTCCTTGCCAATGGTATGGCAGGCAATGACCCGCTGAATCCGGAGCATTCTGAGTGGAGCGTGTTTAAATCCGCCATGCAGGAGGTCTGCAAAGAGCTTGCCAAGCAGATCGCGAAGGATGGAGAAGGGGCGACTAAGCTGATTGAGGTTCAGGTGAGCGGTGCAGCCACTGTGAAAGACGCAAGAGCAGCGGCGAAAAAAGTGGTCGGCTCAAGTCTTGTCAAGACCGCTGTTTTTGGAGAAGACGCGAACTGGGGAAGAATCATCGGAGCCATCGGCCACAGCAGCTCGGCTGTGAATGCGGATCAGACAGAAATCCGTCTTGGCGATCTATGCCTTTTCAGCCAAGGAGAACCTCAAAACTATAGTGAAGAGAAGGCGGCTCTTTATTTAAAAAATAAAACGATTGTCATTAAAGTAAATCTTGCAGCGGGAAATGAAGAAGCGACGGCATGGGGCTGCGACCTTACGTATGATTACGTGAAAATCAATGCGAGCTACCGAACATAAAGGAGGAATCTTCATTGAATCGTGTGATAGTCCTGAAATGCGGAGGGAGCATTATCTCCAAGCTGTCTGAGTCTTTTTTTACCTCAATTCAATCATTAAAATCCTCCGGATGGGACATTGTCCTCGTGCACGGCGGGGGACCGGATATTACGGATACCCTAAAGCAAATGCAAATTGAAACGGAGTTCAAAAACGGACAGCGGAAAACAACGAAGCAAGTGCTTGAGGTTGTCCAGATGACGCTTGCCGGTAAATTAAATAAACAGCTGGCGGGAGAATGCATGAAAAGAGGACTTTCTGCTGTCGGACTTTCCGGTCAGGATGCGGGATTGCTTTCTGCGGAGGTGCTCAATGAGGAAGAGCTCGGTCTCGTCGGGCGGGTTGTCCGTGTCAATACCGGGCTGCTCGGGCTTTTGCTCAAGCAGGATTATATTCCTGTTGTAGCGCCTCTTGGCATAACGGAAAGCTTTGAAACACTGAATGTGAACGCGGATACGGCCGCAGCCGCGATTGCGCAGGCCCTTAACGCGGATAAACTCCTGTTTGTCACGGATGTAGACGGCATTTTGAAAAACGGGCAGCTTATTAGCGAAACCCATCCTGCCGAGATTAGAAGCTGCATCAAGAGCGGTGTAATTTCCGGCGGCATGATTCCAAAAGCAGAGGCAGCGGTTCAATCCCTGTCTGCAAGCTTAAAAGAAGTAATGATTGTAAACGGGAAAAAAGCATTTTTGAAAAATAATGAATTCCTCGGTACAAAAATATGCAGCAAAAAGGAGGCGGCAGCCGGATGAGCTCTTTGTTTCCTACATACGCGAGGTGGGACCTTACCCTCACGGAGGGGAAAGGTGCCTGGGTAAAAGATACAAATGGGAAGGAGTATCTCGATTTCATTTCAGGGATTGCAGTATGCAGTCTCGGCCATCAATTTGAACCTGTGAAAAACGCGGTAGCCGCTCAGCTGGATAAGCTGTGGCATGTATCCAATTTGTTCGGAATCGAACAGCAGGAGCAGGCGGCCGCTCTTCTTACGGAGCATTCTTTTGCGGAAGCGGTTTTCTTTTGCAACAGCGGTGCGGAAGCGAATGAAGCAGCGATTAAACTTGCGAGGAAGCATACAGGTAAAGGGACCATCGTCACCTTTCATCAATCCTTTCATGGAAGAACGTTTGCTGCGATGGCGGCAACAGGACAGGAAAAAGTCAGAACCGGATTCGGGGAAATGCTCCCGTCTTTTGAATATTTGCCTTATAACCATCTGGATGCCCTCGATGAACTGGAGGGCGACCACTATGCAGCAATCATGCTGGAGGTAATTCAGGGGGAAGGCGGAGTTGTTCCCGGTTCGGACGAATTTTTAAAAAAGGCCGGGGAGACGTGCAAACGATTGGGTTGCTTGCTGATTGTGGATGAGGTGCAAACCGGAATCGGCCGCACAGGGAAATTGTTTGCCCATGAAGGGAAAGTAACACCGGATATTGTCACATCGGCGAAGGGGCTGGGAAATGGATTCCCTGTAGGGGCGATGCTTGGAAGCGGAGAATTGATTCCATCGTTTCAGCCGGGATCCCACGGTTCCACCTTTGGAGGAAATCCTTTAGCTATGGCAGCGGTTCAGGCCGTTCTGAAAACCATTCTCCAGCCAGGATTTTTAGAGACGGTAAAGGAAAAAGGAGCCCATTTCATAAGGGAGCTAAAAAAAGAAACGGAAGAGCTGCCTTCTGTACTTGAAATCAGGGGGCAGGGAATGATGATCGGTTTGGAATACGATGGCCCCGCTGCCGGAGTGATTGCGGAACTGAGAGAAAACGGGCTGCTCGTTTTGCCTGCGGGAGAAAACGTCATCCGTCTTCTTCCGCCTATAAACTGTACGTATGAAGAGTGCAGAATGGCGGTATCCATTTTAAAGACCGTTCTGGAGGCCCATTCAAAAGCGAGGATCTGAAAAGGCAGCGGCCAGTTCCTGTGGTTTCCGCAATGTATATTCAAGCT is a window encoding:
- a CDS encoding DUF3941 domain-containing protein, which codes for MPHTSDNDKKAKDNNAKQHEKNMLEEKNRKAGKNQYSKKTDHL
- a CDS encoding DegV family protein; its protein translation is MNVQIIADSASDLPLDFYKKHGVLLLPLGVHLKGEDYEDLLTIQSKDIYDAIKTGDVPKTSQCNPLTLKETFTKLAEKGTAALYPAFSSELSGTYQTAVMIANEVKEEYPDFNLVITDTKCASLGYGLVVRKAAELSAEGKSIDEIEKAVRLHAEHMEHLFTVNDLEYLAKGGRVSKASAFLGGLLNIKPLLHVEEGKLVPLEKIRGRKKVLKRMIEVMSERGEGLSSQVVGISHGDDLETAEELKQMVLEEFSPKEVMITMIGSAVGSHSGPGTIALYFLNKEL
- a CDS encoding YitT family protein; translated protein: MVMEESKKIIVVIFGALLNAIALNLFLIPAKVYASGFTGVSQLISNILTRYTPFSISTGVLLFLLNIPVFFLGWTKVGKSFTIYSIISVGATTVFLGFIPLQEISGDILLNAVFGGVIAAVGVGLTLKYGASTGGLDIVAMVLSRLKDKPVGTYFFMLNAVIIFSAGVLFGWEKALYTLVALYASTRVIDAIHTRYEKLTAMIVTKKADELKKAIHAKLVRGITAVPAKGGFTNESKEMLVMVITRYELYDLEKTIQEVDPQAFTNIVETTGIVGSFRKD
- a CDS encoding BsuPI-related putative proteinase inhibitor — translated: MKKACLLIIILLLSGCSHQADEGKEVTAPMEKTNQVLLNVSAEESMDQAVLKLSIQNDTDMKKTFTFPSGQTYELSVTDQEGNEVYRYSKGKMFTQAIRELTLEPGEKKEYQEVWGYRSNGNKAASGEYKVEALFLGKEKAEKPLKAQTKLTIPEK
- a CDS encoding DUF3813 domain-containing protein, with product MGNKLFQKARETVNEAAPQDQASMDRAKNALSSAFSNSTDAEKAQLQELQQKLENR
- a CDS encoding Cof-type HAD-IIB family hydrolase produces the protein MDTKHLIALDLDGTLLRDDKTISAYSKEIIQKARAAGHIVCIATGRPYRSSSLYYRELGLDTPIVNFNGAFVHHPKDEGWGMFHTTLELDVVQEIIKTADQHGVHNMLAEVKDRVYFHKHDERLLDVFSMGDPEMTIGDLSQTLGEDVTSILIHAEEKNVDKIRAYLSDVHAEVVEHRRWAAPWHVIEIIKSGINKAVGLKKLTDHFGIPPERVIAFGDEDNDLEMLEFAGQGVAMGNAIDILKQTANKETLSNMEDGIAVYLKKELDL
- a CDS encoding prolyl oligopeptidase family serine peptidase, with protein sequence MVIVENIIAGGVPSLHVVKEELKEEQTPFVIFVHGFTSAKEHNLHYAYLLAEKGARVVLPEALYHGERSEPLAPMELNVRFWDIVMNTIHELNAVKNYFAAQGLIDENRIGVSGTSMGGIVTLGALTQYEWITAGVSLMGSPYYVHFLKKQVEYLREAGHVLPISDEDLETKMQSLEQFDLSIHKDKLNNRPLLFWHGEKDKVVPFNPTWTFYEEIRESYADQPEKIQFIRDRNADHKVSREGLLGLVSWFDQHLALSTQV
- a CDS encoding metal-sulfur cluster assembly factor, producing the protein MEEALKENLMGALEQVVDPELGIDIVNLGLVYEVDMDEAGLTTVTMTLTSMGCPLAGTIVDQVKIALSDIPEVKETEVNIVWNPPWSKDRMSRYAKIALGIT
- the argC gene encoding N-acetyl-gamma-glutamyl-phosphate reductase, with amino-acid sequence MNVGIVGSTGYGGIELYRLLANHPYTDKCILYTSSQGGNLYSDVYPHLNGLMDEPLENADEAEGIDVMFLAAPPGVSAELTPSLMNKGCKVIDLSGDLRLKAPGDYEKWYQRKPAAKELIGEAVYGLTEINRERIADTNILSNPGCYPTASLLGLAPLVLRHRIEPASIIIDAKSGISGAGRKAGLGTHYSELNENFKVYKIAEHQHTPEIEQQLGIWMKEPVRISFTPHLVPMTRGIMATMYVQLSESVSTETLLESYQSFYEDAPFVRIRKPGTYPQTKEVAGSNFCDIGLKVDERTGRVVIASVIDNLMKGAAGQAVQNYNVMNGWDERAGLKLVPMYP
- the argJ gene encoding bifunctional ornithine acetyltransferase/N-acetylglutamate synthase, producing MEAAVTLAENGSVVSPKGFRAHGVHCGLRYSKKDLGILYSEVPASAAAVYTQSHFQAAPLKVTQESIAAGGKIQALIVNSGNANACTGRQGLADAYQMRRACAEKLGIHECLTAVASTGVIGERMKMDKILEGIPKLNPVNSEEGSDSFETAILTTDTGVKNAGASIEIDGKTVWIGGAAKGSGMIHPNMATMLGFVTTDAAIEPVHLQHALREITDLTFNQITVDGETSTNDMVLVLANGMAGNDPLNPEHSEWSVFKSAMQEVCKELAKQIAKDGEGATKLIEVQVSGAATVKDARAAAKKVVGSSLVKTAVFGEDANWGRIIGAIGHSSSAVNADQTEIRLGDLCLFSQGEPQNYSEEKAALYLKNKTIVIKVNLAAGNEEATAWGCDLTYDYVKINASYRT
- the argB gene encoding acetylglutamate kinase, translating into MNRVIVLKCGGSIISKLSESFFTSIQSLKSSGWDIVLVHGGGPDITDTLKQMQIETEFKNGQRKTTKQVLEVVQMTLAGKLNKQLAGECMKRGLSAVGLSGQDAGLLSAEVLNEEELGLVGRVVRVNTGLLGLLLKQDYIPVVAPLGITESFETLNVNADTAAAAIAQALNADKLLFVTDVDGILKNGQLISETHPAEIRSCIKSGVISGGMIPKAEAAVQSLSASLKEVMIVNGKKAFLKNNEFLGTKICSKKEAAAG
- a CDS encoding acetylornithine transaminase, whose translation is MSSLFPTYARWDLTLTEGKGAWVKDTNGKEYLDFISGIAVCSLGHQFEPVKNAVAAQLDKLWHVSNLFGIEQQEQAAALLTEHSFAEAVFFCNSGAEANEAAIKLARKHTGKGTIVTFHQSFHGRTFAAMAATGQEKVRTGFGEMLPSFEYLPYNHLDALDELEGDHYAAIMLEVIQGEGGVVPGSDEFLKKAGETCKRLGCLLIVDEVQTGIGRTGKLFAHEGKVTPDIVTSAKGLGNGFPVGAMLGSGELIPSFQPGSHGSTFGGNPLAMAAVQAVLKTILQPGFLETVKEKGAHFIRELKKETEELPSVLEIRGQGMMIGLEYDGPAAGVIAELRENGLLVLPAGENVIRLLPPINCTYEECRMAVSILKTVLEAHSKARI